The Phoenix dactylifera cultivar Barhee BC4 chromosome 12, palm_55x_up_171113_PBpolish2nd_filt_p, whole genome shotgun sequence genome includes the window GAAAAGGTTTTCGAGCATTCGCGGTCGCAGAAGGGATTAGCAGGTCTGGCATTCGATGCATGCAACCGAGAGGGTGAGTCGCCACTAACAGGGGTTTTAAGGGACAAGATTCTCAAACTCAGGGATGTCCTTGATTTGCCTCCTCAAGATAAGCATGTTACATTGCATGAGGTACTAATCATCTACTTCTTGGGCCTTGAAAGAATTGTACAGCGCTTATGTTATCTAGGACATCTTGTGTCTATCTAGTCCATAAATACATCCTCATTTAAGGAAAGGTTTTGTGTTGGTAACACAGATACAGCAGGAAAATCTTTTATCTACTATAAATAAACAGGATTTAAACCTTCTTGGTTACTTTATCTTTTATATCGATCTTTTCAATCTATTGcaaggatggctatcataattcagaTAGTTGGCTGAACAATTTGGTTGTTTATTCATAAAATCCTTTTCTAAAACTGGACCACTAGAAAGATAGGAACTTCAATAAAACCTCGAAGCTTAATTGCGTATTTACATTCAAGCTATCGTCCAAGCAAGAAAACTATAATTTTCTGGAACTAGTTATTTTCTTTGTTTGTGGGTAGTCTTTTCAATTCAATCTCTGGCTATATttgatttcttcattttatattaagtcctcaatatttttgtttagactttaaaattttattaaaataaaaaaattaaagggatttaattttttaaaagtgTTGTTGTTTATTTGGAATactttataatatataatattgatcACGACATGtatgatttatcattattattattttcataacATGCCATTAGTTATAATACTAAATATAATTAATAGATCCTTccaactattttttatctataatttcttttattaaaagctACCTCCTCTtacaacagttttttttttaggtaGTTCATAATGTCTTCCTTACAAGTTATTTTAAGCttgtcccttttttttctaatttagtAGAATATCTATAATTAACtatatcttatgaaatatacgGACTACACCAATTAGTAATATGGTGAAGTAGAGGTTCTAtaccattaaaaaaaaggtaGTTTCATTAACATTCAATCAATTGATATACATTATCAATAGTAATTTTTCTGTAACAAACCATCCTTATACAGAGTGAACAACATatatgtaatattatattatctaggtatatttctttttcataatatttttattcaactagttttaataatttattataatttgaACCATTTAAATTATAGAAAATAGTAACTGTTACATAAAATaattgacaaattaaatttGTGAAACAGAAAAGCTAAATTGTTCATCTAAAAGGGTACTTTGTCCTCACATGCAAATGTTGCCtcactatttttgaaaaaattcagCTTACTTCATCTGCCTCTAATACAGTAAAGTAAAATATGATAGCATCATGCCATTAAATAAAGTTTTTTGAAAAACTttagtaccaaaaaaaaaaaaaggcaaagaaAATAGTAAGTCTTTAGCTTATTGTTTTCATACTCTAAGATCCAAACAATATCATAGGGATGATATTTGGATAGTGAAGAAAAAAATTACTTCAAAACTAATTTAATGAATGCTAATCTCTATTAACTAACAAAATCTCTTTCTAGCTTGATTGTTAGTTTGATATGGATATGCTTTTATTTCCTATAGTCTTTTATCAGTATTGCTTAAAAATTCTCTCACAACTGATCTTTATTGTTTACATTCACCATGCTTCATTGCTTTGACATGGTTTTGATAACTTAACCATCTCCCTTTTTTCAGAATATAATGGACTAATGtattcttttctaattttgacTTGTAGTTATTGCTGGAAACTTTGGAGGACCTACAGAAATTGTATCCCAAGTGCATGTCATGTGTTTGCATCTCTGAAGTTGATCGCGAATGTATAAATCAGGTTTAGCAAAGTGTCAACCTACTTGTTTATCCTGTAGTGCATTCAAGTAACACCTCAAAGAAACACACATGCATCAATATACTTTGCGCATATGAAATTACATTTTTACAATATGTAATTGCTTACCGCATGTATAACCATGCAAATTCATATTTAATTACATAAACATGCATATGCTTGgagacattatatatatatatatatatatatgcatgctgATTTGCAATGTTGCTAGTATTCACAATTCACTATTTTAGTTATTACGCAATTAAGTTTGCCCTAGAAGGTTTTAACTTGGTATTTTACTTATTATAAAATGATAATTAACTTTGAAGCAAAAAATATTACAGATATTACTCCATCTCTACCAAGCCCTCAAATTTGCTGGAAATTGTTGGTCGGAAAAATGCAATCAGTCCGAGAAATTTGGATTCGAGGAGGTAGACTTGAAAAATTTTAGTTTCGAACAACTTGGTATGcagtttttctatttgtttttagATGGCTACAGACACAACTAAATGTTATGAGTAAGCAATTTCACCTTTAGTGACAAATTTATATCCTATTATAGGTCAAGGAGTCCTTAAGAGACTGGATTACATGAGCTCACAAGCAAAAGCAGTGTTTGATCTCATGGAGAAGAGCTCCATTAATATCCCTATGATTGAGGGTGGGCAAGGCAAGTTATGCTATTGTAACAATCCAGTCACACCAACTCCAGCGCTCCCACAACCATCAAAATGTAACTCAAGTCCCAAGGAATTCTCAAACACTACCTACCTGCCACCTCTACTTCGCCCTTTAAGACTTCAAGCAGTGGCAAAATTGAAGCCCTTAGATGTCAAGCATCTTTCCTTCCACATGTTTCCTCTCATATCTGATCAGAGCTCCAAACCTTCACACCAAGCAGAAAAGATGGCTAATGACCTTGAACTGGACTCCCCAGACACTCCGATGATTATAAAGCCGTTTCCTTATGCTGAAATAGGGGACGATAATTATCATGGTTATGGAGGTAAAACTTCACATTTTACCACACCTATCTCGACACCAACATCTATGCATCTGCCGATGAACTTGGGATCAATTTCAAATGACCTTAGCAAAAACAGTGAGGAAAATAGTAACAAGACTTCTAAAGCTGCAATACTGATCTCACAAACCATGCCTTTCTTGCATTTGAAAGCTCCATTTCCATCACCAACTCCTACACCACCACCATCGCCTATGATCCTACCTGGAGTACCCATGTTCTTTCAATCACTTAACCATCGACAAATGGAAATAGAGCCTGTTGCATATGCCATGACCATAGATGATGATGATCAAGCTGATAGTCATAAACCTTCCGAAGCTACCATGTTGATCTCACAACCATCCTCTGCTTCACCACCATCATCCATTACATCGGCAGAAGAAACCATGTCACCAGCACCAGCTATCTTTCTACTAGAAGGGCCTGCACAACTATCATCTACTCCAACTCCAACTCCAACTCCATACAATATATCTGCACCAACTCCTCCTCCAAAAAGCTTTGCATCATTAACAACCCCATTGCCACCCCCAACTCCCATTGCATTATCAACTCAACCGCCACCTTTGCCATCTCTGAAAGGATCCGCAGCCCCACCACCTCCTCCCTTGGGTGCAACAAAAGCAGGATCGACACCCCCACCACCTCCACCCCTAGGTGCAGCAAAACCAGGATCAGCACCCCCACCACCTCCTTCCCTAGGTGCAGCAAAAGCACTACGTGCCAGAAGTAATACCAAATTGAAAAGATCATCCCAAATGGGAAATCTATATAGACTTCTGAAGGGAAAAGTGGAGGGGTCTAGTTTAAATAGTAGAACATCTGATGGAAGGAAGAGTCAAGTTGGAAGTGGCTCTAGTGGTAACAAGGCTCAAGGAATGGCCGATGCATTAGCTGAGATGACAAAAAGGTCTGTATATCCAAACCTTTGAGTCTTTTGTATAAAGGGAGGGGCATCTTAATTTTACTGGTCTCCAGAATTTGGTTGATGTTTTTGACATCTTATATTGTCTTGTACTATCAGATCAGCTTACTTTCAGCAAATTGAAGAAGATGCTCAAAAGTATGCAGCAACAATTATGGAGACAAAGTCTGCCATTAATTCTTTCAGAACGAAGGACATGACTGAGCTATTGAAATTTCATCAGCATGTTGAGCAACATCTTGGAAAACTGACTGATGAAACACAGGTAGTGCAACATGCAAATGTAACATTCGATGAATAGTAGCAGTATACATCCATGGTTTGCCTTGTAAATTCTTCTGGCTTACCTAGTTGCAATATCTTTGGTTGTTGCAGGTGTTAGCTAGATTTGAAGGCTTCCCTTCTAAAAAACTGGAGAACATAAGAATGGCTGCAGCGTTATATGTAAAGTTGGATGCAATAATCACAACACTGAAGAGCTGGAAGTTGGCATCTCCTACTGCCCAACAACTTGATAAGGTTGAAACATATTTCAATAAGGTAATTCCATAAAATGCTAATGAATAATATCAATTGATCAAATATCCACATAATTTTATTCTGACTAGTTTACATTTTTCTTATAGATAAAGAAAGAAGTGGATGTGATAGAACGTACCAAAGATGAAGAATCCAAGCGATTCCAGATCCATAATATTGATTTTGACTTTGGTGTTCTTTTACGGATTAAGGAATCTATGGTCGACTTATCATCAAATTGCATAGAAATGGCACTTAAGGTATGGTGATGAAGTTTTTGGTCCAATGCATTCATATCCATATGACTTGTATTACCCGTTTTTATTAGGACTGTTTTCCACCTATTAACCACTCAGTTCAATGCTTACCAATCAAATTGCTTCCAATATCAATAATAAATGACAATGGAGCTTGAACACTTTCAAGCAATTAGTGAAACACCTTCGAATAAAACATCAACAAGCATGAATTCTAAATTACAAGAAAAGTTATTTGTAATGTCTTTATCATGGCAACAGAAGGTTGTGATGAGCTTTAACTAATCTTTAGTGATTCGGGCTGTCATTATAGGAGAGCaaagaagcaaaggaagaaGCCAAATCCAAAAGTGGCCTGTCAAAGATGCTGTGGAGGGCCTTTCAATTGGCTTTTCGAGTGTACAACTTTGCTGGTGGACAAGATGATCGGGCAGATAGATTGACAAGTGAATTAGCTACTGAAATAGAGACTTGTCCttaattttggtatttgtgctccCTGGAAATAAGCTGGTAAATAGTTTGGATCTTTTTCTTCTATATATGCAATGGTGGAAACATCATTCACAATTATTATTTTGATCTGGGGAATAAAAAACTGTTTATATGTGTGCGCACTAAAACGTTTTGGACTAGCAACTTTATTCCTCAAAATTAGTCTACACATGAAGTGAATAGATTCGTTTTGTCTGCCCTATGCTTCGATATTTGGTTTCTATTTTATAATTTGCCCATTACTTTGTTGTTTATGAGAACATCAAAGGGCTTGAGATGGTGTCAGAGAAGCCTGTATCAACATCTGTAAAATCGAACTATGCCCTCACAGCATCAACCTTTCAAGTTAAGTCAATATTTGAGTTACCAGCTTTACTTTGACAATAGCCAGGTTGAATTGCAAAGTGGCTGGGTAAATAAGGTTGCAGCTTCACCAAATTAGATTGACAAAAAATGAATGCTTTAGGTTGAACAAAGCGAAGCCAGACTatgttatatgtatgtatacacgcGCGCACACATTACATGCATGCTCAAAAgcttaaataatttttctaaACTATCGATCTTGAATAAGAGAATATTACGCTTTTTGATATTTGATTTTCTAAACATTTCTTAGATCTATGAAGCATATAATGTCAAATTGCATATTTTGCCAAGGGATGTAATTTAAATGAAGATGTTTCTTAAATCTCAAATGATCGGATTACTTAGAGATGGACATGCTGAATGGGACCTGCATGGGTCATTAGTGAACCTAATAACAATAGCTTCATGCTCAGCTatatcttcctaaaactctctGGTTTGTACTTCTTATGCCGTCGATTCTTGTTCGAGATAATTAGGGCCCACATGCCCCTCTAAATAACTCTGCATTTTATGCATTTATGTATCCTGGTTGAATTCTATTTAGCACCTATGTTTCAACATGACATGAACCTACTAGACTTAACATATTGCAATTCTTAATTCTAGTTGCTCAGCATGCACTTTAGAAATACAAATAACTCCTAAACTCAACAAAATAAGAGCTATAGTGAAGATTTAAATAACATATTATGTCTTTACGATGGATCCTTGCCAAAACTATTATTGACCATTACAATAGAGTATCATAACAAAAAATAATGCAAAATAACAATGTTATTTTCCATTCACCTTttagtaaattaaaaaaatattattattttaaaatgtgCAATCACCTTTGACGGAAATTTGATCTCAAAACTTTAAATTTCAGCAAGAAtatattttattcaaaaaaatatacaattgaaaataactattattataatttagttttataaaatataaaaaataatacattATAATGACCATTATATTTTTTAACCTGGCTGCCAAATCCGTCCGTAAAAACTTGGCTGGAATCCACGTAAACTCCGAGAACACGCAACGATTACAGATGCACTCTCAATACATATATACTGAAAGCAGGGGACCACCGTGATGGAATCCCCGCTAATCATAACCGAGGAGTGGGGGAATCATACGGCTAAGAAATACTCGATCTGTGACGGCCATGATGAGGTTATGGACATTAGAATGTCAGTGTTCCCATAAGCATTGGGCGTGGAGGTGGTGATAATATCAGACTGCGCATGTGACATGATGCCGacgatatatttatatttatgtgTATGTGCGAATGGATACACGTGGAATGATGCGGGCTTGCACGGGAAACGAGAGGGATTTGGTCGCACGGGGAATGATGTGGGGCGGGGCGCAACCAGAGGAGGATTCGCCGAGGTTGATACGGCTCCCAACCCCACCGATTCTGTACTCCgctttcttcccgagctttttAGGCCATCGATGAGGGCAGGACGAGTCCATGATGAACCGTGGTAACATGTTCCGCGGGGCACGAACAGCATGTGTCCATATCTCTCGTTTGGGGGACAGGTGTCGGCGACCGTCCGGCTTGTTCCTCGCGCGGGTCAACTTGACTTAAAAGACGTtgcattttattaaatataggGTTCATTTGATTCACAGGCAGCATTTTCACTTCtaagaatataatttttgagaaataaatttctaaaaaaagataactagaaaagtacttttggcatatttggttgaccataaaaaagtgacaaatttccaaagtgcttatatttggttggccatccactttcctgaaaaagttatgtataatttttattatgtctttaataaaaattaggtttttaatgcctctttaatgttgaagggtctttttggaaaaaaataaaaatgaagtgatttccgcctcatgggaaggacttttccatgaaatgtggaaatcatattttcataggaatacaacttttttatctctctcctttgaaaactccaaccaaacaagagtcatctaattacttttttgttgaccacacttttttccttctttttccgcgaaccaaacaagcctATATAGTTACAAACGATGATTCTGGGGTTCATGAGATAAATGGTATGTTGTATTGTTTAAGTAGTGTTTTAAATTCTTTTCCTGGAATTCTGAGGTtcgatatcaaaaaaaaaaaaaaaaaaatctatttaaaatattaggAGTGCATGAAAAAATTACTTACGTAACATCTTGCCTGTTGAGATACTTATCTCATATTCTGGGCTTTGCTTGGAAAATATTTAGTTGTTCATGTAATCATAGGAGAACAACAAATGCATCGAAATTAGCACACAGCTGATCTTTTTCGAATCATGCAAAACATGTTACCATCATGTGATAAGCGATACATCCTGAAAACATCTGGATGGTATAAAACAATATTGCATACTGGTTGGCGATCACGAGAGGGCTTGCTCTTATAAAATTCATAGGCGAATGTAAATATTAAGGAATATTTTCATGATGCATGCTTGTCATTGTTTTGCTTCTTTTGGGTATAATATGTGAAGAATACCAAAAAAATCATGGGATGTGGTGCATCCAAATTGTATGCAACATGCTGCTATCATGTGATAAGCGAAACATTCTTAAAACGTCTAGAAAGTACAAAACAAAATTGCATATCGGTTGGTAATCATGAGAGGGCTAGCAGTTCGAAAATTCATCAATGAGTATAAATATTGAGGAATATCTGCATAATGCATGCTTGTCATTGTTTCATTTCTCTGGGGTATAATGTGTAAAAGATACCAACAAAATCATAAGATGTGGTGAATGCAAATCATGCATAATATACTGCGATCATGTGATAAGTGAAACATCCTTAAAACATCTGGAAAGTACGAAAAATAACATTGCATACTGATTGGCAATTGCAAAAGGGCTATAGCTCTTATAAAATTCATCGACAAAAGTAAATACAAAGGAATATCTATCTAACACATGCTTGTCGCTGTTTCGTATTATGTGTGAAGAATACCAAAAATCATGAGATATGGTGCACCCAATTAAGTGTAGCATGCTGCTATTGTGTGACAAATGAGTCGTCCTTAAAATGTCTGAAGAGTACAAAATAATATTACGTATTAGTTGGCAATCACGAGAGGGATAACTCTTATATAATTCATAGATGAACATAAATACAAAGAAATATCTGCATAACGCATGCTTGTCACTATTTCGTTCCTCCTAAGTATAATGTGTAAAGAATGCCAAAAAAATCATGATATGGTGCAACTAAATCATGCATAACATGCTGCTATCATGTGATAAGTGAAAACATCCTTAAAatgtataaaaaatataaaataatattgtatACCGATCGGCGATCACAGACTTTGTGAACAACAATCAAGAAGATCTTATGAGAATTGAATTTTTTTCGAATAGAAGATATAAAACATATATTGGACACTTTATAGAAGTATTTCGCAATTGATTTATCTAAgaataaatttgaatttgaaattcatTGTAATTATTTCACCTTCCTTTtacaatagaaaaaaaaatagaaagaaaaaaagaataaaatttgtttttcatCTTTGGCACGATCCATATTTTTTCGGAATgaatcataataaaataaaattaatgtcTCTAAGGAATAATCACTTCAAAGTCAATCTTCTCTAGATACCTATATCATTATATTTAACAGCTGAATCAATTTGGAAGGCTATTCGCAACAAGCATAAATACAAAAAGATATATGTGTGACACGTGCTTATTActatttcatttcttcaaggtaTAATGGATAAAGAATAA containing:
- the LOC103709903 gene encoding uncharacterized protein LOC103709903 isoform X1, with translation MHPAILHRPQSTPLSFIGRQWVQEEKVFEHSRSQKGLAGLAFDACNREGESPLTGVLRDKILKLRDVLDLPPQDKHVTLHELLLETLEDLQKLYPKCMSCVCISEVDRECINQILLHLYQALKFAGNCWSEKCNQSEKFGFEEVDLKNFSFEQLGQGVLKRLDYMSSQAKAVFDLMEKSSINIPMIEGGQGKLCYCNNPVTPTPALPQPSKCNSSPKEFSNTTYLPPLLRPLRLQAVAKLKPLDVKHLSFHMFPLISDQSSKPSHQAEKMANDLELDSPDTPMIIKPFPYAEIGDDNYHGYGGKTSHFTTPISTPTSMHLPMNLGSISNDLSKNSEENSNKTSKAAILISQTMPFLHLKAPFPSPTPTPPPSPMILPGVPMFFQSLNHRQMEIEPVAYAMTIDDDDQADSHKPSEATMLISQPSSASPPSSITSAEETMSPAPAIFLLEGPAQLSSTPTPTPTPYNISAPTPPPKSFASLTTPLPPPTPIALSTQPPPLPSLKGSAAPPPPPLGATKAGSTPPPPPPLGAAKPGSAPPPPPSLGAAKALRARSNTKLKRSSQMGNLYRLLKGKVEGSSLNSRTSDGRKSQVGSGSSGNKAQGMADALAEMTKRSAYFQQIEEDAQKYAATIMETKSAINSFRTKDMTELLKFHQHVEQHLGKLTDETQVLARFEGFPSKKLENIRMAAALYVKLDAIITTLKSWKLASPTAQQLDKVETYFNKIKKEVDVIERTKDEESKRFQIHNIDFDFGVLLRIKESMVDLSSNCIEMALKESKEAKEEAKSKSGLSKMLWRAFQLAFRVYNFAGGQDDRADRLTSELATEIETCP
- the LOC103709903 gene encoding uncharacterized protein LOC103709903 isoform X2, translated to MYKSDITPSLPSPQICWKLLVGKMQSVREIWIRGGQGVLKRLDYMSSQAKAVFDLMEKSSINIPMIEGGQGKLCYCNNPVTPTPALPQPSKCNSSPKEFSNTTYLPPLLRPLRLQAVAKLKPLDVKHLSFHMFPLISDQSSKPSHQAEKMANDLELDSPDTPMIIKPFPYAEIGDDNYHGYGGKTSHFTTPISTPTSMHLPMNLGSISNDLSKNSEENSNKTSKAAILISQTMPFLHLKAPFPSPTPTPPPSPMILPGVPMFFQSLNHRQMEIEPVAYAMTIDDDDQADSHKPSEATMLISQPSSASPPSSITSAEETMSPAPAIFLLEGPAQLSSTPTPTPTPYNISAPTPPPKSFASLTTPLPPPTPIALSTQPPPLPSLKGSAAPPPPPLGATKAGSTPPPPPPLGAAKPGSAPPPPPSLGAAKALRARSNTKLKRSSQMGNLYRLLKGKVEGSSLNSRTSDGRKSQVGSGSSGNKAQGMADALAEMTKRSAYFQQIEEDAQKYAATIMETKSAINSFRTKDMTELLKFHQHVEQHLGKLTDETQVLARFEGFPSKKLENIRMAAALYVKLDAIITTLKSWKLASPTAQQLDKVETYFNKIKKEVDVIERTKDEESKRFQIHNIDFDFGVLLRIKESMVDLSSNCIEMALKESKEAKEEAKSKSGLSKMLWRAFQLAFRVYNFAGGQDDRADRLTSELATEIETCP